In Kutzneria kofuensis, the DNA window GCAACCAGGGCGGGGTTTCGCTCCGCCAACGCCATCATCGTCATGCCGCCGATGGAGTGCCCGGCCAGCACGATCGGACCGGTCGGCACGCGGTCCGCGATCAACTCCGCCAGATCGTCGGCCAGCTGGCCGATCGTGGCCGTGCCGAACGGCGCCGGCGACGAACCGCCGTGCCCACGGTGGTCGAACCGCAGCACACGGACGGTTCGCGACAGCGTCGAGGCGACGCGGTCCCACGACGTGTGGTCCAGGGTCCACGCGTGCACGAGGACAACGGTTGTCGGCGCATCCACGGGACCTTCGTCGACCACGTGCAGCGCGGTGCCGTCGGAGGTGACGAACCGGCCGCGCGCGGCCGTGTCCCACGGCGTCACCGGACGAGGAACGACTTGCGCCACAACGACATCCCCGGATTGCCGACGAGACCCATCTCGCCGAGGAAGCTCATGATCCGCTCGCCCGCCCAGTGAATGGTGTCCCGGTAGTGCGGGTTGTTCAGCGCCGCCTGCTCGCCGACCTTCGGGTCGATGCCGACCGCGGCGTACACGCGCGGGTTGATGATGCTGCGGCAGATGAAAAAGCCGACCAGCGCGATCAGCTCCCGCTGGTACGCCAGTTCGGTGCGACCCACACGCTCCATGCCCCGCACGACTTCCTCACGGGCGAACCGCACATGCCGCGCCTCCTCCAGCACGTGGATGCGGTTGACCATGCGGACCAGCGGCTGCACCGACTCGTCCTGCATGGCCTCGCGCTGCATCCGGTCCAGCACCTCCTCGGCGATGAGGATGGAGCCGTACATGGCCGGTCCGTAGCCGATGGTCGGCAGCAGCTTGGCCAGCTGGTGCACGTAGCGCTTGGGCCCGTAGGCCGGGCAGCCGATGCGCTCCACCATGCGCGCGAACATCGTCGAGTGCCGGCACTCGTCGGCGACCTCGGTGAGGGCGTACTGTGCGTGCCTCGTGGTGGGATCCGCGTTGTAGACGGCCTTGACCAGCATCTGCATCAGGATGACCTCGAACCACAGGCCGACGCTGGCCACGCTGGCGACCTCGTGCCTGGTCAGCTCGATGCGCTGGGGTTCGGTCAGGCCGTCCCACAGCGCGGTGCCGTAGAGCGAACTGCGGTGCTGCGGGATGAAGTACTTGTCCTCGGCCAGCGGCGCCGCCCAGTCGATGTCCACCTCGGGGTCGTAGAACCGGTCGGCCGAGGAGTTGAGCAGCCGTTCGGCGGTCTTCTCCCGGTCGGCGACCTTCAACGATCGAGCCATCGCTCCTCCGCTCGGTCCAGCCGGATTTAGTGTTACCGGAAGTAACGGTAACTCTGGTAGCGTGGGTCACATGGGTCGAGCTGTCAAGAGGTCGCCGGACGGTGGGGACGCACGCCGCGAGCGGTGGCGGGCGCACCGCGAGGCCCGGCGCGAGGAGTTCGTGGACGCCACCATCCGGGCGCTGACCAAGCACGGCCCCGAGGTCGGCATGGACGAGATCGCGGCCGAGGCCGGCGTGACCAAGCCGGTGCTCTACCGGCACTTCGCCGACAAGTCCGACCTGTACCTGGCCGTCGGGCAGCGGGGCACCGACCTGCTGATGAACCGGCTCAAACCGGCGCTGGTCGACGAGGGCACGCCGTACGAGCGGATCTACCGCGCGGTGGACTCCTACCTGGCCACCATCGAGGAGTTCCCCGAGCTGTACCACTTCGTGGTGCGGCGGTCGTTCACCGACAAGCCGGTCGAGACCGACATCGCCACCGAGGACAAGCGGATCATCGCCAACACGCTGGCCCGGCTGCTCGGCGACTACCTGCGGGCGTTCGACATGGACTCCGGCGGCGCCGAGCCGTGGGCGCACGCGGCCGTCGGCATGGTGCAGAGCGCGGGCGACTGGTGGCTGGAGCGGCAGTCGATGACCAGGCAGAGCCTGAGCGACTACCTCACCAAGATCATCTGGTTCGCGGTGGACGGCCTGCTCCGCTCCGGCGGCATCACCATCGACCCGCAGGTGCCGCTGAGCCTGCAACCGAACCCGCCGCTGCGCCTCGTGCAGCCCAAGACGCCGGAGGAGACCGGGGATGACCGACGAGCACGCGGATGAGGGCTACACCGGCGACGCCGTGCTCCTGGACGGCGACCGCGAGGTGAAGGTCCGCGCGGTACTGCGCGGCTACTTCCAGCCCATCGACGGCCGCTACCACTGGTACGGCCGCCTCGACGCCGACCAGGCGGTGACCGACCTGGTCGAGGGCGGGCGACGGGAGCTGCTGCTGCGCACGCCCGAGGGCGAGGCGACGGCGACGCTGTCCGACCCGGACCCGTGGCAGCGTTACCGCGTCACCGGCACGTCCAGGCCGCCGTTCGCGGTGGAGACGGTCCCCGCGGGCGACTGAGACACGACAACGGCCCGGCCGGCAGTGATGCCGACCGGGCCGTACGCCGTTGTCGACCTAGGCGAAGCCGACCTTGCGCGAGTCGGACGCGCCGATCTCGACGTAGGAGATCCGCGCCGACGGGATGACGAAGCGGCGGCCCTTGTCGTCGGACAGCGTCAGCACCGGCTGCTTGCCGTCCAGCGCGCCGGCGACGAGCGCCTCGACCTCGTCCGGCGACAGGTCGCTGTTGACGAGGAGCTCCCGGGGGCTCTCGACGACGCCGATCTTGATCTCCACGCTGACCTCCGGA includes these proteins:
- a CDS encoding DUF3107 domain-containing protein — translated: MEIKIGVVESPRELLVNSDLSPDEVEALVAGALDGKQPVLTLSDDKGRRFVIPSARISYVEIGASDSRKVGFA
- a CDS encoding AurF N-oxygenase family protein, producing MARSLKVADREKTAERLLNSSADRFYDPEVDIDWAAPLAEDKYFIPQHRSSLYGTALWDGLTEPQRIELTRHEVASVASVGLWFEVILMQMLVKAVYNADPTTRHAQYALTEVADECRHSTMFARMVERIGCPAYGPKRYVHQLAKLLPTIGYGPAMYGSILIAEEVLDRMQREAMQDESVQPLVRMVNRIHVLEEARHVRFAREEVVRGMERVGRTELAYQRELIALVGFFICRSIINPRVYAAVGIDPKVGEQAALNNPHYRDTIHWAGERIMSFLGEMGLVGNPGMSLWRKSFLVR
- a CDS encoding DUF4873 domain-containing protein — protein: MTDEHADEGYTGDAVLLDGDREVKVRAVLRGYFQPIDGRYHWYGRLDADQAVTDLVEGGRRELLLRTPEGEATATLSDPDPWQRYRVTGTSRPPFAVETVPAGD
- a CDS encoding TetR/AcrR family transcriptional regulator; this encodes MGRAVKRSPDGGDARRERWRAHREARREEFVDATIRALTKHGPEVGMDEIAAEAGVTKPVLYRHFADKSDLYLAVGQRGTDLLMNRLKPALVDEGTPYERIYRAVDSYLATIEEFPELYHFVVRRSFTDKPVETDIATEDKRIIANTLARLLGDYLRAFDMDSGGAEPWAHAAVGMVQSAGDWWLERQSMTRQSLSDYLTKIIWFAVDGLLRSGGITIDPQVPLSLQPNPPLRLVQPKTPEETGDDRRARG